ACGGCTCGGAAGTGTTCAACATCAAAGCTGGATCGTCGATCCAACAAATTCGCGACCAAATCAACTTGGTCAAGGATGCGACAGGCGTTGAAGCGGAAATCAACGCTGACGGAACCACCCTGGACCTGAGTTCGGCTGGCTACGGCAAAGAAGCATTGATCGACGTACGGGTACTCGAGCAAGAAGCCGGCGGAAACTTCACTTCAACGCGTACGGAAGGTACCGACATTGTCGCCACCGTCAACGGCCGTTCGGCCAACGGCGACGGCAATAAATTGTCGGTCAACACTTCGACTCTTGACTTGTCGACATCCGTCAAAGCAGGCTTCACAGGCACAGCGTCGTTCGAAATCAACGGCGGTGGTGCTAAATTCCAGTTGGGCCCTGACGCAGTCGGCAACCAACAAGCCCGAGTCGGCATCAGCAGCGTTTCGACTGCTCGACTAGGTGGAACGTCTGGCAAACTGTACCAACTGGGCAGTGGTGAATCGGCTGACTTGTCGACGGACCCCGCCAAAGCAGCAGAAATTGTTAGCGAAGCGATCGACCAAGTAACCAGCCTACGTGGTCGTTTGGGTGCATTCCAATCGACGACCCTGGACAGCAACTTGGTCAGCTTGAAGGAAACCAAGGCTAACTTGCAAGAAGCGGAAAGCTCGATCCGTGACGCCGACTTTGCTCAAGAATCAGCCAACCTGACACGAGCACAAATTCTGGTTCAGTCAGGCACCAATGTGCTATCGCTAGCCAACCAGAACCCGCAAAACGTTCTGTCGCTGCTTCGTTAAGAAGTCAGTTTCACTCTGAACGATAACTTTTGATATAGCCAGCCGGCCGAGGGGGAACCTTCGTCCGGCTGGTTTCGTTGATCACCAGCCGAAACGTTCAACTATGACGTTTGCACGGCTTCTCTTGGGGACAAGTGATCAATTCCTCGCATCTTACCCAGTATTTTTCGGAAAGCGCGACCCACGGACCCGATCTCGCTTAGGAAGGCCTCCCCGTACAGATCGTTGTTCGATCGTCTCGGCAGCGGTCCGTCCCGGCCCATCGCGGCCGGATTCCTCCACAATCTGCCCCGCGATTAATCTAAAAGGGTCCTCACATGACAAGAATCAATACTAACGTTCCTTCGCTCGTTGCACAAAACCGACTGCAAACGAGCAACAAAGACCTGCAAACCGCACTTACCCGTTTGAGCACAGGTCTTCGGATCAACAGCGGTGCCGACGATCCGGCGGGCTTGATCGCCAGCGAAGCCTTGCGCTCAGAAATTACCAGCTTGGGTAAAGCGATCTCGAATACGCGTCGTGCCAGCCAAATCATTTCGACGGCCGACAGCGCCCTCGGCCAAGTCAGCAACCTGCTAAACGACATTCGTGGATTGGTCGTCGAAGCCGCCAATACGGGAGCTCTGAGCCCCGACGAAATCGACGCAAACCAGTTGCAGGTCGACAGCTCTCTTGAAGCCATCAACCGGATCGCACAAACCACAACGTTCCAAGGCCGCAAGCTGCTCGACGGATCGCTGGACTTCGTGACGACAAACGGCACCGGCGCTGAAAACATCGAAGACCTCAGCATCGACCAGGCCAGCCTTGGCAGCACAGGCTCCATCAGCGTTGATATCAACGTTTCACAAGCAGCCACGCAAGCGGCCGTATCGATCCCGGGCATCACCGCTGTTGTCCCTGGCACTGCCGCCGTCGATCCAGTTACCGCTGTTGCGTCATCCGCCGATTTCACCGTCGGCACTGAAACCGTCACGATCACGGCGGACGTTGCTGGCGTTGCCGGAGACGGCCCAACCATTACGTTTGATGACAGCACCGACACCGGCGCGGCACCAAGCGCATCAGTCGATGGATCGGGCAACATTACGATCACCGTCGATGATGATACCGCCTACACCGCCGCAGAATTGGTCACGGCTCTGGACGGAATAGCCGGATACAGCGCCGCAACTGACGGTGCGGGTACCGAAACCGTGACTGGTGCATTGGCCACCGGAACTCTGGCCGGCGGTGTTGATGAAGTTGTCGCTGCTGCGGCAACCGACGCCACGGGTGGATTGGCCGAAGACGTCGTCTTCGAACTGCAAGGTTCGAACGGCTCGGAAGTGTTCAACATCAAGGCTGGTTCGTCGATCCAACAAGTTCGCGACCAAATCAACTTGGTTAAGGATGCGACAGGCGTCGAAGCGAGCGTCAACGCAGACGGAACAACTCTTGATCTGAACAGCAAGGCGTACGGTTCAAGCTCGCTGATCGATATCCGCGTTCTGGAACAAGAACCCGGCGGAAACTTCACTTCGACTCGTCAAGAAGGCGTGGATATTGTCGCCACCGTCAACGGTCGTTCGGCCAGCGGCGACGGGAACAAGTTGAGCATCAATACTTCGACGCTCGACTTGTCGGCAAGCATCAAAGCAGGCTTCACAGGTGCGGCAAACATCAGCATCACCGACGGTGGTGCCAAGTTCCAACTTGGACCTGACGTTGTGGGTAACCAGCAAGCCCGCGTCGGTATCCGCAGTGTCTCATCGGCTCGATTGGGTGGCGTATCTGGAAAGCTCTATCAACTCGGTAGCGGCGAATCGGCGGCATTGGGAACCGATGCTGACGCTGCCGCCAGGATCGTGACCGAAGCGATCGACCAGGTGACTAGCCTTCGTGGACGACTGGGTGCATTCCAAGCCACGACACTAGACGGAAACTTGGTCAGCTTGAACGAGACGGTTGCCAACTTGCAAGAGGCAGAAAGCTCGATCCGTGATGCCGACTTCGCTCAAGAATCAGCGAACTTGACGCGAGCTCAGATTCTAACTCAGTCAGGTACCAACGTACTGTCCCTGGCCAACCAGAACCCACAGAACGTGTTGTCATTGCTCGGCTAAACGGGTTGAACGAGCAAACAAAAATTTGACCAACCTGCGGCTCGCGATGAATTTCATCGCGAGCCGCTTTGCGTTTCATTCGTAACAACCGTCAAGTTTCACGTCACCGTTTCAGATAATACAGGGAAATAGAGCCTGCAAAGCCAGTTTTCATCGAACCGCTCCACCCATGACGTAGCGTTTTCCTGGACACAAGTGCGCCTTGTTGCCGATTTAGTTCGATAAACGACCTTCCCGAACCTAACCACTGTCTGCTTCCCAATGGGCCGCCTCCAATCCTCCGTCGGTTTGATTACCGGCACGAACATCACCGGCACGGTTGATCAGCTAATGAAAATTAGCGGCCAGTCGCGTGACCGTCTGATTTCTCGTACTGAAACACTTCAGCGGCAGCAACAATCAATCGCGGAACTAACAGCCTCGGTTATCGGAGTTCAACTCGCCGGCAATCGCTTGTCGAATGCATCAGCGTTTCAATCGAAAAGCGCAGTGTCCTCCAATGCTGATTTCCTATCTGCTGAAGCCGGAAAAGACGCGAAAGAAGCGACTCATGTCGTCCGAACGCTACAGACCGCCGCGACTCACGCGGTAAGTTCCCGGCAGCGGTTCTCGGCGACCGACACCGCGCTTGGCTTCAGCGGCCAAATTCGCGTTAGCCCCAAGGGGGGATCGATCGATTCTTCGGCCGACCTTTCAAAACTCAATGGTGGTCGTGGCGTCGAAGCCGGCAAGATCCGCATCACTGATCGATCCGGGAAATCAGCCGAGATTGACTTTTCAGATGCGCGCACGATCGACGATGTCCTGCAAACGATCAACGATGCCGAAATCGACGTGCAAGCCACGACGGAAAACGGCGCGATCAAACTTGTTGATAGGTCGGGCAGCACGCTTTCGAACCTAAAAGTCGAACAACTCGGTAGCGCTGAAACCGCAGCCGATCTTGGCTTGTGGGGAATCGACGAAGCGTCCGACAGCGCAAGTGGCTTGCCCTTTGAATTGCCCGCGGGCATCAGTTCGCTTCGTGGCGCCGCACTGTCCGAACTGGGTGGCGGCAGCGGCTTAGGGCCGCTTGGCAATTTGGACATCGAACTGTCCGACGGAACGAGCGCGTCGATCGACTTGTCCTCGGCAACGACAACCAGCGAAATCATTGACAAGATCGAAGCGTCTGGCCTATCGCTGATCGTCAAGTACAACGATGCACGAAATGGCTTGCAGATTCGCGACGTTTCGGGCGGAGCCGGTAATCTGAAGATTTCCTCGGCCGATACAACTGCCGACGATCTCGGGTTAGCGTTCGATTCTGCAGATGACATTGCCGTCGGCAAGAACCTTAGCCGGCAAACGGTCACAACGGAGACAAAGCTAGCTGATTTAAACCAAGGCGCCGGAATCACGGGCAGCTTCAAGCTGACCGATTCTTCGGGTGCAATTGGCGCTATTAATCTGACCAGCTCCGGAATCACCACCGTCGGCGGATTGGTCAACGCGATCAATGATCTTGGCATCGGTGTAACCGCATCGATCAACGAAGCGGGCGACGGCATATCGGTGGTTGACACCGCTGGCGGATCCGAAACCCTGACCATCGAAGACTCCGGAACTGGAACGGCCGCCGCAGACTTGGGCATCGCCGGAACGGCCACATCGCAAACGATCGGTGGGTCATCCGTATCAGCATTAGTCGGATCGCAATCCGGTGTCATTGAAATCGAAGCCACCGATACTCTGGCGACCCTCGTCGACAAAATAAACGAGGACGGCCGATACGGCGAAGCCTCGATACAGTCCAACGATGACGGCAGTTTTTCACTTCGCGTTCGCAGCAACAAAGGCGGCGAAGACGGACAACTCGCTATCAACACGACTGGCTTCAGCCTGGATCTGCAGACTGAAAGTCGCGGGCGTGATGCCCTGATTGCTGTTTCCACCGATGAAGGACTCGAACGGTTCATCAAATCAAGCGACGGCGTATTCAGCCTTGATGCCGCCGCGGCTGGCGATTTGGTAACCGAATCCAGCTTGCTGAGCGATCAAGCCGCCGGTGCCGCCGGTGGCAGTTTCACCATCACGGATAGTGCCGGTAAAACGAGCGCGATCAACATCACCTCGCAAGGCATCAAAACGGTCGGTGAACTGGTTGCCGCGATCAATGAATTAAACGTGGGCGTTTCAGCTTCGATCAACGAAGACGGCACCGGAATATCGATCGTCGACACTGCCGGTGGCAATGAAACATTGACGATTACAGATGTTGGTAACGGCACTGCGGCTGCGAGTCTAGGCATCGCCGGCGAAGCCGAGGAAACAACCGTCGACTCGGTAACCACCCAGTCGTTGACCGGTCCCAGCAGCGACAGCTCATCGGATGAAACGACCGGCGTATCGTTCACTCTAAAAGAATTGTCCGCATCGCCGATCACAGTCACGATCGCTGAAGACACGAGCAATATTGAAGTCGCCGCAAAGACTTTTGTCGATCAGTACAACAAGCTGATGGACAAGGTCGATTCGCTCACGTTCTTCAACGCTGATTCGAACGAAGTCGGTCTGTTGTTCGGGTCCAGTGAAACGCAACGGATTACCAGTAGTTTTTCGCGGCTGCTTTCCGGCTCGATCAACGGCGCTGGCCCACTAAAGTCAATCGGCCAAGTCGGCATCAGCTTCGCGGATGACGGTCGGCTTGAACTTGACAAGACAAAACTCAATGAGGCGCTCAGCGAGCGACGAGCCGACGTCGAAGCATTCTTTTCGACCGAAGACAACGGGCTAGCAAACCGACTTGACGCGATCGCCGACCGAATTGCTGGCGTCGACGGCGGATTGCTTCTGAACAAGTCTGAATCAATAGCCACTCAAATCGAACGAAACTCGAACCAAGTGGATTCGATGAACAGTCGCTTGGATAAAGAACGCGAACGTTTGCTTGCACAATTCTATGCAACCGAAACAGCCATTTCGAAGTTGCAAAGCAACGGCACAGCCATCGACCAAATTCAGCGAATCGAGATCCCCTCGTAATCGTCAAAATTATCGTCTAACAGGCGATCGCCGCCAAACAAGACGATGACTTTCTTGAGCACTCGTAATTCACTAAACAAAGACAACGATGTCGACTAATCCAGAGAACTTTCGTCCACGACTTGGTTCTGGCAGCCAGCAATACCTTGAATCCGCGATTCGGATGGCGACACCAGCCCGACTGCGTTTGATGGTGACTGAGCGTGCCGTCGAAGTCGCCGCGACTCTTGCTCGTGTTTGGAAAAATGGCGAGCAACCTGGTCCCAACGAGCATTCGCTGAGCCTGCTGGAACTGATCGGCGAATTGCTGAGCGGAATTTCCGGCAGTGAAGCGCCAGACGAAAACCAGCTGTGCAATCAAATCAGCGACCTCTACGTATTTCTAGCTAAGCACCTGGTTTCGGCCGAAGATCGTAGCGATTTCGGTGCTGTGGAAGAGATTCGTTTGGTGCTGGAACTCGAAGCCGAAACGTGGCGAGCTGTTTGTGCCCAGGAACTGATGAGCAAACAAGCCGCATCAGCTTCCGGTGTTTCAGCACGGATGGGCGCTAGCGCGGAACCGTCGATGGGCGGCTTGAACTTCAGCGCATAGGGGAATCTCAGTTAGTCCCCCGACAATCGCGTGGATGCAAGAACGGAATGGATGCGGACCCGACTGAGGCGTTCGAACGCCCATGAACTCTACGCAAGTTGCCGTTTGGATGCCGAAGCGCTATCCTACGGGCAGTGAGCGGCCGTAACTTTCGGTCGCCTGAACGTTAATCGCTTCTAGAGGCGGAACCTATGCGCTGGATTGTTGTAACGGTTGGTTTGTTTTTCGCTTTCGCGTCGTTACGCGCAAATGCCCAAACTGCCGTCGCCGAACCGCCCGCCAAACCCGCTGCGAAAGTCGCAGCCGAAACGCCGGACACGGAAGCGTCACCCGACGAAGAATCCTCAGTCGATGAACTTTACATTCGCTACGCAAAGTCGGACGACGGAAAGCCCAAAGCGCTGCAAACGGCGATCGTCCGCTACGAAGGTAAACCCGGCACACAGTACGCCGGAAAGATCGTTGACTTGGTCGGCGTCGTTCACATCGGACAACGAGAATACTACAAAGATCTGAACGATCGCCTCTCTCGCTATGACAGCGTCCTGTATGAACTGGTTGCACCCGACGGAACTCGCATCCGCCCAGAAGACTTGAAGGACCGTCGCTCGGTTCTCGCTTCAATGCAGACAGGCATGAAGGACATGCTTAATCTCGAGTATCAGCTCGAGTTGATTGACTACATGGCTACCAACTTTCGCCATGCTGACATGAGCCCAGAAGAGTTTGTCGAGGACCTGCAGAAGCGAGGCGACAGCGTTTGGAAGATGGTCGCTCGAATGATGGGCGCGGGACTCGCGTCCCAAGCCTCAGGCGGCGGCGACGCAGGAATGCTGTTTGCAATGTTTAGCAATGACCGCTCCAAGAAAATGAAGCAAGCGATGGCTCGACAATTAGTCGATATTGAATTGGTCACCGCAGGAATGGATGACGCCAACGGCCACAACACTTTGATCAAAGGACGCAACATCAAAGCGTTCCAAGTGATGAAGGACGAACTTGCCCAGGGCAAATCGAAAGTCGCTGTCTTCTACGGCGCGGGCCACTTGCCTGATATGGCGGAACGTTTGGAAAACGAGTTCAAAATGGTCGTCGGCGAAACCACCTGGCTAGATGCTTGGGACCTAACCCGGAATTAACCGGGCTCGGCCGCCTCTACTTCGAATCGCAAAGTTGACTACAATTGGGTTCCCACCTCTCGATCAATGAGAACCCTTCCATGCCGATTTCACGCTCGCCCCGGCGCAATTTTCTAAAAGCTGCCGGCATCTCAATCGCTCTTCCTGCCTTTGAGTCGCGCCGCGTCGCCGCGGCATCGAAAAATGACGCAGGTCCCCCTAAGCGAATGGTTTGTGTCGGCAATGAGTTTGGAATGTACCCTGGATCGTTTTGGCCAGAGGACGAACAATCGCTTTCGCCGCTGCTAGAGCCGCTCGCAAATCATCGAAAGAACTTCACTCTCTTTTCGCATCTGGACCACGACCTCAATGGCGGCCACTTCGCGGTCCACACTTTCTTAACAGGTGTAAAGGCGGTGGAGGCGAAGTCGCTCCCCGATGGTGGAATCAGTCTCGATCAACGTGCGGCCGAACACGTTGGTTCACAAACTCGGTTTCCGTCCCTAACCGTCGGCAGCGAAAGCGGATTGCACGGTGGTTGTCGGATGAGTTGGACGCGAACAGGAACTCGCGTTCCACCAATCGAAGGGCCGCGTGAACTGTTTCGCATGCTATTCATCGACAACGATTCGAAAGCCAAGGCTGCGGCCACCAACCGAATTTCACTGCAAGAATCCATCTTGGATGCGGTCCTTGGCGACGCCAACTCGTTAGCCAGACGTTTGAATCCAAGCGACAAAAACAAGTTAGACGAGTACCTTTCGTCGGTCCGCGCAGTTGAACTGAAGCTGGAACTCGATCGGCGGTGGCAGAAGGTTCCAAAACCAAAACCTTCGATCGACGAACCGACCGACCAGGGACTGACTCGCGACTTGCCAAAGATCTACGACCTGATCGCACTCGCACTTCAAACCGATTCAACCCGAGTGGCAACCGTCGAAGTGGGCGGAAGCTTTGCGGCGTCCGATTTAGGCATCAAGAAAGGCTACCACGGACTTTCGCACCACGGACAAGTGCAAGAGAACATCGATCTGTTGGTTCAAATTGAACGTTACCAAGTGGAACAGTTCGCTCGATTCCTAGATCGCCTTGATTCGATGCGTGACGCATCCACCGATCAAACTCTCCTGGAATCAACGTCTGCACTGTTCGGCAGTGGTATGGGTAACGCGAATTCGCACACCAACCATGATCTGCCGATCGTTCTGGCTGGCGGAGGATTCAAGCACCAAGCAATGATCGATTCGCCCAGCGCAGCGAACCGACGTGTGCCGCTGAGCAATCTGTTCGTTTCCATGCTGCAACAATTCGGCGTCGAGACGGATTCGTTCGCCAAGAGCACTGGAACTTTGACTGGCCTGAGGACGGCATGATGTGGCGACTCAAATGCGTCATGGCAGGACTGACGCTTGGGCTAGTCGGTACCAATGCTTCGGCAGACAGCACGCCCAACTCGATTTCATCGATCGTCGATCCGTTTATCCAGAACTATTGCATCGAATGCCACAGCGATGACGAACCCAAAGGCGATCGTAGCTTCGAAGAATTGGCGAACGACATTTCGAACGACAACACTCTGGTTGACTTCCAAGACATCTTGGATCAATTGAACCTGTCCGAAATGCCACCGCCCGAATCCGATCAACCGTCGGATCAAGATCGCATGCAGGTGATCGAAACGCTGACGACAGCAATTTCAAAATATCACGCATCGCACCAGGAGCATCGTGCCCATTCGATTTTGCGACGTCTGAACGCTCGCGAGTATCGCAATTCGGTGCGTGACTTGCTCGCGATCGACGTGACGATGTTCGATCCCACCGAAAGGTTCCCCCGCGACCAAACCGTCGATCATCTCGACAATATTGGCGACACGCTTGTAACGTCTTCACATTTGCTGAGCCGATATCTTGATGCGGCTGATGCCGTGATCAATCGTGCGATCTACCCCATTGAGAAACCGGCAAAGAAGACTTGGTCATTTCGCGAAAACTTTCGTCAGCAACCTGAAATCGACAACGTTCACCGTCGGTTCAATGGCTTCAAGCACATGACGTTGTACGATGTCGTGGGCGCGGATAAACCCGAAGGCGCCTATGGCCCGATATTGGCACTGGCCGATGGGGTTCCGTTCGATGGTGTTTATGAAATTCGTTTTCAAGCCGAAGCCCTCAATCGCGATCATCCGTATGACGACGATTTAATCGGTACCGACCGCGGGCAACCATTCCGGCTTGGCATTGTGCCCGGTAATCGCGATGACGGTGAACTGCACATGCCGCAACCGAACGAGCCCCTGCTGGCCGAAATCGAATTAGCTGATCAACCAAGTTGGTACTCCGTCCGCGTTCCGCTAGACCGCGGCTACACCCCACGATTTACATTCCAAAACGGATTGATGGATGCTCGGAATCTATGGACGAAGCTCGTCAAAACCTATCCCGATCAGTTCGAAAAAGGGATTAGTGGAATCGTCGAGTACCGCAACCAAGCGATCACGCGTGGCAAGTTACCTCAGATTCGGATTTACGAAATTGAAATCACCGGTCCCTTGATCGATCAGTGGCCAACGAAAAGTCAGCATGCGGTGCTCGGTGACGATTTTGAAACACTGGCCCGCGGAGAATCGATTAGCAAAGACCAAATCCGAAGTCGCGTCGAATCATTCGCCTCGCGTGCTTATCGGCGGCCAGCCACCGACGACGAAATCAACCAAATCGTTGATGTGATCGATTCGCGCATCGCAGCCGGCGAATCCGCGATCGATGCCATCGCCGACGGGTGCAAAATGGTACTTTGTTCGCCGAACTTCTTGTACTTGGAAAATCGCACAATCGACGATGCCCAGCATTTGTCACAGCATGCGCTGGCGAATCGACTTTCGTACTTCCTGTGGTCATCGACACCTGACCAAACGCTACGGAATCTTGCCGACACGGGTCGCTTGGACAATGACCAAGTTCTCCGCCGCCAAGTGAACCGAATGCTTGCCGATCCTAAATCCGAAGCGATGTTGCACGGGTTCCTGGATGCTTGGCTGGCACTGAGCGACCTTGGATCTGCGCCACCGGACCGTGGTGATTTCCGAGACTTTTATCGCCACGACCTTGGTACGGCGATGCGAACCGAGACTGAATTGTTCTTTCGTAATCAATTGGACAAGAATCTTCCGATCGACAACTTTATCGACTCGGACTTCACGTTCGTCAACACTGCGCTGGCCAATCTGTATGGCGTTGACGCACCGCTCGAACCGGGTTTTCATCGTGTCCAGCTAAGCGACCGACGCCGCGGCGGCTTGCTTGGCCAAGCTAGCGTATTGACGGTTTCAGCAAACGGAATTGATACATCACCGGTCGTGCGTGGCGTGTGGATGCTTGAAAACTTTCTAGGAACTCCGCCCTCACCGCCGCCGCCGGATGTACAGCCACTCGATCCGGACACGCGAGGTGCGACGTCCATTCGTGATCAACTGTCAAAGCACCGAGACATTGCCACTTGTTTTGACTGTCATCGCAAAATTGATCCACTTGGGTTTGCTCTTGAAAACTATGACCCAATCGGACGCTGGCGAGACAGCTACAGCAAGCGAACGAAAATTGATGCGTCGGGTGAATTGCCGGATGGCAAGTCGTTTCGCGACGTGCGTGAATTGAAAACGATCCTGATATCGCGTAAAGCACAGTTCAGCCGTGCGTTGACAACCAAGATGCTGGCATATGCAACCGGGCGACTGGAAGTGCTGAGCGATCGACCCGCCATTGAAAAAATCGCGAGCTCCGCAAACGGAACCCGCGATTTAGTGATTGAAGTGGTGCTAAGCGAACCATTTCGCACCAAATAATTATCGCTACCGATCACTCTCTCGCAAACGGCGAGAGAGCGATCGTTCCATTCAAATTTCTAAGCGGCCGTTTTCAGGAACGAACTCAATCGATCCGAACGTGACGGGCTTTGCAGTTTCGCGACTGCTTTCGCTTCGATCTGGCGAACACGTTCGCGAGTCACCTTAAAGATCCGGCCACACTCTTCAAGCGTGTAGCTGTAACCATCGACCAAGCCGTAACGCAGCCGAATGATTTCGCGTTCGCGGAACGTCAACGTCTTCAGCAACTCGTCGATCTTCCCACGCAGAATGCTGCTAGCCGCGTTCTTGACTGGGTTGTGGCTGTCGCTGTCTTGAATGAACTCACCGAAGCTGCTGTCTTCGCCTTCGCCGACGGGACGATCCAAGCTGACAGGGTGACGTCCAATGTCCATCACGCGGCGCACCTCTTCGATCGGGACTTCCGTTTCCAACGCAATCTCTTCGTACGTAGGTTCGCGACGAAGGTCTTGGGTCAGACGCTTTTGTGCCTGACGCAATTTGCTGAGTACATCGATCATGTGAACAGGAATTCGAATCGTACGTGCTTGATCAGCGATTGCACGCGTGATTGCTTGACGAATCCACCAAGTTGCGTAAGTGCTAAACTTGAATCCGCGGCGATACTCGTACTTGTCAACCGCACGCATCAAGCCAGTGTTGCCCTCTTGGATCAAGTCCAAAAATGACAGACCACGATTGCGATACTTCTTGGCGATCGAGACCACCAAACGAAGGTTGCCACTGCTGAGTTCACGTTTGGTGGCTTCGTATTCATTAAAATACTTGCGAGCACGCACCATACGATTGTGCAAACTGACCGGGCTCTCTTGAGTCACCAACATCAGCTCGCGAAGTTCTTGCTTGAGGTCAGCCGCTTCATCACGACTGGTCGCATCGTTACCAAGGTCGGCCAATTGTTGACGGATGAAGTTCATGCGTCGCGAAATGTCTTCCAATTGCTTCAGCAACGGCGTTACGCGGCGGCTTCGCAGGCTCAATTCTTCAACCAACTGCAAGCACTTGCGACGATTGGCGATAAACCGCCGTCGAACTTCTGCCTTCAATCGCGGCGAAGTACTGCGGCGAACCATTAGTTCAAAATCTTGCTTGTTTTGAGCGATCAAGTGATTCAGACTTCGCAAGTTGTGCGGCATCCGAGCACTAATTTGTTCCTTCGTCAATCGTTCAGTCAGCGATACTTTGATCGTTCGGTCGAACGGCAATTCGCCGGCGTGAACGCGTGAAAGCACACCAACGGTCGCTCGCATCGCGTAGTCGGATTCCAATAACGTGCGGCGGAAACGACGACGATTGATTTCGATCTTCTTTGCCAACCCAATTTCTTCTTCGCGGCTCAGCAAGGGGATCTCGGCCATTTGGCTCAAGTACATCCGAATCGGATCGTCGCTTGCCTTAGGCATATCGCTGGGGGCAACGACAGCCAATGGCTCGTCTTCTTCATCCTCTTCCGCAGCTTCTTCGGCGGATGCGACGGCTTCCAATCCATCTTCGCCGATGCTTTCAGCGGCATCAAAGGCGGCCGCTCTCGCAGCAGCGAGCTTCTTTTCCATCGCTGCGGCGGTGGCCGCACGGGTGACAACAACGGCGGGGCGTTCCTTCTTGGATTTACCCTCGACCAGGTCGATTCCGTGGTGTTCGATCGCCAACAGCAGGCTATCGAGCTTTTCTGGGTTGACGTCTTCGTCAGGAAGATAAGCGTTCACTTCGTCGTAAGTCAGAAATCCATCCTGGATTCCGCGGGTGATCAACGACGAAAGGTGTTGGTCCATCAATTGCATCTTGCAAACCTTAGATTGTGCGCATCTTCGTGATGCACTGGGTCGAGTGAAATTCCATTTCCGATCGCGAAACGATTGTGTTCTTTAGCGGGTAGAGCAAAACCTCTT
The Rubripirellula reticaptiva DNA segment above includes these coding regions:
- a CDS encoding flagellin N-terminal helical domain-containing protein; amino-acid sequence: MTRINTNVPSLVAQNRLQTSNKDLQTALTRLSTGLRINSGADDPAGLIASEALRSEITSLGKAISNTRRASQIISTADSALGQVSNLLNDIRGLVVEAANTGALSPDEIDANQLQVDSSLEAINRIAQTTTFQGRKLLDGSLDFVTTNGTGAENIEDLSIDQASLGSTGSISVDINVSQAATQAAVSIPGITAVVPGTAAVDPVTAVASSADFTVGTETVTITADVAGVAGDGPTITFDDSTDTGAAPSASVDGSGNITITVDDDTAYTAAELVTALDGIAGYSAATDGAGTETVTGALATGTLAGGVDEVVAAAATDATGGLAEDVVFELQGSNGSEVFNIKAGSSIQQVRDQINLVKDATGVEASVNADGTTLDLNSKAYGSSSLIDIRVLEQEPGGNFTSTRQEGVDIVATVNGRSASGDGNKLSINTSTLDLSASIKAGFTGAANISITDGGAKFQLGPDVVGNQQARVGIRSVSSARLGGVSGKLYQLGSGESAALGTDADAAARIVTEAIDQVTSLRGRLGAFQATTLDGNLVSLNETVANLQEAESSIRDADFAQESANLTRAQILTQSGTNVLSLANQNPQNVLSLLG
- a CDS encoding flagellar protein FliS, with product MSTNPENFRPRLGSGSQQYLESAIRMATPARLRLMVTERAVEVAATLARVWKNGEQPGPNEHSLSLLELIGELLSGISGSEAPDENQLCNQISDLYVFLAKHLVSAEDRSDFGAVEEIRLVLELEAETWRAVCAQELMSKQAASASGVSARMGASAEPSMGGLNFSA
- a CDS encoding TraB/GumN family protein, with protein sequence MRWIVVTVGLFFAFASLRANAQTAVAEPPAKPAAKVAAETPDTEASPDEESSVDELYIRYAKSDDGKPKALQTAIVRYEGKPGTQYAGKIVDLVGVVHIGQREYYKDLNDRLSRYDSVLYELVAPDGTRIRPEDLKDRRSVLASMQTGMKDMLNLEYQLELIDYMATNFRHADMSPEEFVEDLQKRGDSVWKMVARMMGAGLASQASGGGDAGMLFAMFSNDRSKKMKQAMARQLVDIELVTAGMDDANGHNTLIKGRNIKAFQVMKDELAQGKSKVAVFYGAGHLPDMAERLENEFKMVVGETTWLDAWDLTRN
- the fliD gene encoding flagellar filament capping protein FliD; amino-acid sequence: MGRLQSSVGLITGTNITGTVDQLMKISGQSRDRLISRTETLQRQQQSIAELTASVIGVQLAGNRLSNASAFQSKSAVSSNADFLSAEAGKDAKEATHVVRTLQTAATHAVSSRQRFSATDTALGFSGQIRVSPKGGSIDSSADLSKLNGGRGVEAGKIRITDRSGKSAEIDFSDARTIDDVLQTINDAEIDVQATTENGAIKLVDRSGSTLSNLKVEQLGSAETAADLGLWGIDEASDSASGLPFELPAGISSLRGAALSELGGGSGLGPLGNLDIELSDGTSASIDLSSATTTSEIIDKIEASGLSLIVKYNDARNGLQIRDVSGGAGNLKISSADTTADDLGLAFDSADDIAVGKNLSRQTVTTETKLADLNQGAGITGSFKLTDSSGAIGAINLTSSGITTVGGLVNAINDLGIGVTASINEAGDGISVVDTAGGSETLTIEDSGTGTAAADLGIAGTATSQTIGGSSVSALVGSQSGVIEIEATDTLATLVDKINEDGRYGEASIQSNDDGSFSLRVRSNKGGEDGQLAINTTGFSLDLQTESRGRDALIAVSTDEGLERFIKSSDGVFSLDAAAAGDLVTESSLLSDQAAGAAGGSFTITDSAGKTSAINITSQGIKTVGELVAAINELNVGVSASINEDGTGISIVDTAGGNETLTITDVGNGTAAASLGIAGEAEETTVDSVTTQSLTGPSSDSSSDETTGVSFTLKELSASPITVTIAEDTSNIEVAAKTFVDQYNKLMDKVDSLTFFNADSNEVGLLFGSSETQRITSSFSRLLSGSINGAGPLKSIGQVGISFADDGRLELDKTKLNEALSERRADVEAFFSTEDNGLANRLDAIADRIAGVDGGLLLNKSESIATQIERNSNQVDSMNSRLDKERERLLAQFYATETAISKLQSNGTAIDQIQRIEIPS
- a CDS encoding DUF1552 domain-containing protein gives rise to the protein MPISRSPRRNFLKAAGISIALPAFESRRVAAASKNDAGPPKRMVCVGNEFGMYPGSFWPEDEQSLSPLLEPLANHRKNFTLFSHLDHDLNGGHFAVHTFLTGVKAVEAKSLPDGGISLDQRAAEHVGSQTRFPSLTVGSESGLHGGCRMSWTRTGTRVPPIEGPRELFRMLFIDNDSKAKAAATNRISLQESILDAVLGDANSLARRLNPSDKNKLDEYLSSVRAVELKLELDRRWQKVPKPKPSIDEPTDQGLTRDLPKIYDLIALALQTDSTRVATVEVGGSFAASDLGIKKGYHGLSHHGQVQENIDLLVQIERYQVEQFARFLDRLDSMRDASTDQTLLESTSALFGSGMGNANSHTNHDLPIVLAGGGFKHQAMIDSPSAANRRVPLSNLFVSMLQQFGVETDSFAKSTGTLTGLRTA